A window of Desulfobulbus oralis genomic DNA:
GGCGCGCTATGAGCCTCAGCCCTATGATGGCGCCGTTACCGTGTTTGTGCCAGCTGAGCGCGACGCTGTGATGTCAAAATCTATGGATATTGTAGAAATATGGACTCGATCTGGGGCACAAAATGTCACATTTATCTCCACTCCAGGCAGCCACGTCACCTGCTTGGAGGAGCCTTATGTGAGCCAGCTGGCAGCTCGTTTGAATGAGCTCCTGCGGCACTCAGGGAGGCGGTCATGAGTGGATTGCCGCTCATCGGTATATTGGGCGCCCGTGGTACAGCTGGACAAGCCTGTGTGCAGGCACTATTGCGTGATACATCTTTCACATTACGCTTGGGCGGCAGAGATGCTGAAAGGGGTGCGGTCCATACGGCCCAGTTAGGGAGCCGTGTACACTTTGTGCCAGTTGACATTCAGGACGCTCAAGCTCTGAAAAACTTCGTGCGTGGCTGCCAGCTTGTCATCAACTGTGCAGGTCCGTCCCGTCTGATTCTGGATACGGTTGCTCGAGCTGCCCTTCAGGCGGGGTGCCACTATCTTGATCTGGCAGGCGACGAAGTGCTGTATCAGCGTACAGAGGACCTACACGCGACACTGTACCAGAAGCGGCTCTGTTGCCTACTATCGATTGGTATTTTTCCAGGTTTATCGGGGCTTTTCCTTGATTACTGCTTACAGGAGGGGGACAGCAGAGCTCAGGATACCAGCCTTTTCTTTGCTAATTGTGGTGAAGCCATGTCACAAACTGCAGCCCTTGATATCGTGTATAGTCTGAGGGACGGCTTTGGGCTGGGGATGCATCGCTTGCAAAATGGTCAAGTGGTCCGGGACAATGCTGGACCACAACTGGTCAATCTTCCTTTTTTACGTGAAAGCTTAGCTCTGTATCCCAGCTTGAATTATGAGTGCCAACGGGTGGCCACTCGGCGCCGAACGCCAAACCTACGGTGCTGCGTCTCTATGCCGTCACACACGATGCAAACTCTCTTCCAAATACGCGCAGCGGAATCTTGGCAGCACCCAACTGAGGTAGAGCAGTCTGCCCGACAGCTTGTCGCTGCTTCCTTGCTCGACTGTAAGGATTTTTTACCATTCACTTGGTATCAGGTGAAGGCAAAGGGGGAAAAAAATGGAGAATATTGGCACCTTGATGCGGAGTTGATTTGGAATAAGCCTAGTGTCCAATTGGTGGGTCGTATGATAGCAATTACGGTTCAAATGATAATTTCAGAACATTATCTACCAGGTCGGCATCTATTCCACGAATCGCTGGATATACCAGATTTTTTTCGATTGTTGACTAGTGGTGAAGGTGCACCTAGACTCTCGCTTAATATGAATACAGAGTCATTAGAAATAGGCTACATATGAAAACCCTATAAAAGAGATGGGGAGGGGTCTTTATTTGTTTCAATAGTATTATTCAATTTTAAATCACTACTACCTTATAGATTTAATCTTTCGATTAACCATTATGAATAAATATTATCAATAATTACTAAATAAAATGAAGCCAATAAATTATTAATTTGGCTTAAAATCTACAGGATTATCTGCACTCTGTATTCCAAACTGGATGTCATCATTCTTAATTTCGTTTTATTCACTCTCACTATTGAAATAATTATACGATATCATCAATATGTTTTAAGCTATTTTAACCAATTCCTGTACATTTCCACCTACTATAATATCTAAGTATTTAAAAATTTTTTCTGCATTCCAATTCCACCAAGCAATGCCCTGTAACAATTCGATCTCCTCCGGAGAAAAGCGCATACGGATGAGTCTAGCCGGGTTACCTCCCACGATGGCATAGGGAGGAACATCTTTGCTTACAACTGCACAAGCTCCTATGCATGCGCCATTTCCAATATGGACTCCAGGTAATATCGTTGCATTATACCCAATCCAAACATCATTTTCTATAATTGTATCACCTTTCATGGGTAATTCAGTGATAGGCGGCATCACTTTTTCCCATCCATGCCCAAAAATCTGGAATGGATAAGTAGATATACCTGTCATTCTGTGATGCGCACCATTCATAATAAATTTTGCTTGCCGGGCGATACCACAAAATTTACCAAAGACCAGCCGGTCCCCCATAAATGGATAGTGGTACAAGACAAAATTCTCAAAATTCTCCACCCCCTCCGGTAGTTGTACAGCTGTATAATCGCCGGCAATAATATTTTGATTTTTTATAATATTTTTAAGAAAATGAACAGTAGGTACAGCCGGCATGGGTTTTGCCATTTCTGGTGAAGGTCCATACATGAGCTCCTCCAATTTGTTAGGTATAAATTTATACTTACTCAAACTCAATCGCTGAGAGGGTCTATTCACTATCGACAGCGACTGCTTCAGCTTCGCCTACCTTCCAGGACAAGGAACTCTTGCGATGCTTCCACAACCGCTGGTAAAGGAAACAACTTTTCAAAAGTTCTTCATGGCTGCCAATTGCCGCTATATTTCCCAATCCATCTAAGACAGCGATCTGCTCAGCCTGAGTAATGGTCGTAAGGCGGTGAGCCACCAAAACCACTGTTTTAGAGCCAACCAATGCATCTATGGCCTCTTGAATCTGGCACTCATTTTCTGGGTCAACCGAGGCAGTGGCCTCATCAAGCAGAACCACAGGTGCATCTTTAAGCAGAGCACGGGCAATGGCAATACGTTGCCGTTCACCCCCTGAAAGTGTCGCGCCACCTTCACCCACAGGAGTATCGTAGCCCTGTGGCAGACGGTCTATAAAATCATGACAGTGCGCGGCACGGGCCGCCCGTTCCACATCTGCATCAGATGCATCAGGTGAACCAAAGGCAATATTTTCTCGTACCGTACCCTGAAACAGGTACACATCCTGAAAGACCATACTCAGCGCCCCGAACAATGCTTCGGAGGAAAGCTCGCGTACCGGTACGCCACCCAGACAAATTTCACCACCATCTACATCCCAGAAGCGTGCGATCAGACGCAGCATTGTTGTTTTGCCAGATCCGGACGGACCAACTATAGCAGTTACCTTCTGAGCCGGAATCTCCAGAGAGATATTGCGTAACACGGCATTATCGTCGTAAGCAAAGCTCACATTTTTAAAGTTGATATCAACTGGTCCGGGCGCCAAAGTTCTACAGCCATGTACCTGTGGTTTTTCTGATAGGATCGCCTCGATACGATCAAGGGTAGCCTCGGCTGATTGAGTGATTTCATATACAGGACCCAGAGCCTTTATGGGTTCATACATGCGTAAAGCCAATATCAAAAAGGTCAACCACACAAAAATACTTATCGATCCATTTAGTAAAAGCACAGCACCCAAAATCATTAGCAGGACAATGCCAATATCCAATATAAACTGAAAGGTCATTAAAAGTGGTGTAGAACGAAATACGAGAGATAAATTGTCTTTTCTGCTACGTTCAAGGGCAGCAGCAAAACTATGAAACTGCGTAACTGCAAGACGAAAGCCTTTGACCACCTCCATACCCTGTACATATTGAACAACCAATGAGCTCACTTTGGTCATAGCCTCGTTGCGCTGCCGTACCCCCTTGCTAAGTTCTCGCCGACACTGTTGCAAGACTGGAAAGGCTAATGGTACTGGTATAAGTGCAGTCAATGCCAAACGCCAGTCAATCGACAAAAGGAATGGCGCTAGCACTATTGGAAAAATTAAAGAACTAATAAATTGTGGAAATGCCATCCGTGGCAGCAGTGTCAGCATCGTCAATTCCTCAGAAACCAAAGCCGCCAAATTGCCAGCCGTCTTGTGCGAAAAGGCACACATTGGCAGGTTTCTCAAATGCTCACCAATACGAAGACGCACCCTTTTGCACAACTGGGTACCCAGAGGATAAGCCTTTTTGGTAAACAGCCAGCAAAAAAGTCCCTGCCCAAGGTAGCCAAACGCCGTACCAAGTGTATACACTATCACACGTTTGGTAGTCAATTTGCCTACAAGTAAATCGTTGAGTACCAAAATCATGATGCCATAAGGCATACCCATAAATAGTGTCTCGACAGCCTTAAAGGCGGCCGCGACACTCAAAGGTCGACGCATTTCAGGAAAAAGCCACACCAAGCGGCGCATAAGCTTAATCATGAAGGTCCCCCCCCTTTTTCTGATTGAGACGCCATTCCTTGCTGGCCACATGTGCCTGCCATAAATTGCGATACAGTTCACTTTCGGCAAGCAGGCGCACGTGTGTACCTCTGGCCGCTACTATGCCACCGTCGAGCACAACTATCTCATCAGCCGAGGTGATGGTTGAGAGCCGGTGTGCCACTACAATAAGAGTTTTGTCGTGCACCAATGCATTCAGTGCTAGCTGGATATCCGCCTCATTTTCAGGATCGACGAAGGCTGTGGCCTCGTCAAGTACCAGTATGGGGGCATTCTTAAGGAGAGCGCGAGCTATGCAGAGGCGTTGTTTTTCGCCGCCAGAAAGCGCACCGCCTTTCTCGCCAACCACGTACTCATAACCGTTTGGAAGCGCCATAATAAAGTCATGGCACCGGGCGGCCCGTGCCGCGGCTTCCAACTCTTCCTGAGTTGCATCGGGTTTGCCCACACGCAGATTAGCAGCAACAGTGTCGTTAAATAGAAAAATATTCTGAAAGACGAAAGAAACGTGGCGCATCAGTTCGTTGGCGTCAACCTGCCTAATATCCGCGCCTCCCAATCTTATTGCCCCATTCTTGACATCCCAAAAACGCAAAATGAGCTTAGCCAGCGTGCTTTTTCCTGCCCCCGATGGCCCCACCAAGGCCAGAAAGCGGCCAGGTTCCAGGTTGACATTAACATCACGCAATATGTCGTTGTCTTCGTACGCGAAGGACACATGTTCTACCCTCAGCGAGGCATCCTGAGGTGTGGCAGGATTTTCCACCTCTGGCAACTCTGTGCTGAAGAGCAGGGTGTCGATGCGCTTTCGCCCCTCCACCTGCTGTTCTAAAAAAGAACCCATCATTATCAATTGCTGGATAATTCCACCCAAACCCAAACCTATAAGCAGAACCAAGACGAGTGCCGAGATAGTCACATGGCCATGCAGCCACAAAAGCGAGCCCAGAGGCAAAATAAGCAGCATATTGGCGTTTGCTGCCACCTGAAAAAGTGTCATGGGTAAGGCCCAGTGCTCACACATTATATCTTCGTAATATGAACATTCGGACACACTGTCCACATATTTATTAAATGACGACTCAGTTCGAGTAAAAGCCTTGATAACCGGCATACCATGAATGTATTGCACCATTGTGGTGTTCATCTTTTCGCTAGCAGTAAAGAAAAGAGAGCGTGATTCACGATTGCGAGAAATTGTCAAAGCCTGTGCAAAAAAGCCAATAGGTAACGGTGCTATAGCCGCCAATGCCAACCTCCAGTCTAACCAAAATAAAATTAATATAGTCATCAGGAGCAAAAGCGTACTACCTACCAAATCAGGCAGGTTATGACCGATAAACAATTCCATTTGTTCAACATCTTCCAGCATTACTTTTCTAATTTGACCACTGGTCTTACGATTAAAAAATCCAAGAGGCAAACGAGGTAATTTTTTTGCAATAGCTAAACGAAGATGATGCAAAATATCATAAGCAGTAATATGTGATAATACTGCGGCGAATCCAGCAAAAACATACCTAAAGACCAGGCATAACGTAGCAGCCGTCACATAAGGCCATACCGATGTCGACTGGATGCTGCCGTCATCGACCAAACGGTCAATCAAAAAAGACAATATCACAAATGGTGCTATACTCAGCAGCTGCGCGACCAACGAAAAAACGCAGGCTACCATCACTTTACCTTTGTGCTGAGCAGCCATGCTGAGCAAACTGCCAAGCGCATTTGCATCTTGAGAGTGCATTCTTTTTCCTTCGTTCATACGTAACGTGGATGAAAATGGCGTAATCCCTATACCCATGCTCCACTATTTAACACCTAACTTTTAGCTGGAAAACAAAATATTTTTTTAGAACGAAAAAAAATTAATTTCAATAAAATTAGCGAAACAGAAGTCAACCCCTCTTTGCGTTTTTTTCGCAAAAGATAAAAATGGAATCCCGAAATAGCAGAAAAAATAGCGTAAAATGAATAGAAATTTGAGCTGTATGACTCCCCAGAGAGTTTAGTAAGGATAAAAAAATGAACAATATCAACCACATTCCACTTTCCGGATTTTTTTCCGCCTTCTGCCGCTGCGTCGTTCGTTGGCGCTGGTTGTGCCTGATTACCGTTGCTGCGATAAGTATCTTTTTTTTGACACAGCTGAACAAAATCCGCTTCGACAATTCCTCGGACATCTGGTTCGTTGACGGTCATCCCTCTCTGGCTGCCAAGGCCCGTTTTGATCGCATCTTTGGCAACGATGAATTTGCCTATCTGCTCTTCACCAGCGACAAGACACCATTCACGCCTGAGCATTTCCACCTGATGGACCAGTTGGCCCATGCCCTGGAACAAGGTGTCCCCTATGTCCGGCAGGTGAATTGGCTTGGCAATGCAGAGCGCATCAAGGGCAGGGATGGCGAAGTCGAGATCAAGCCTTTTTTTTCACAGTCTCCGCGCACGCAGGCCGAGGTCGACCAGAAACTCACAGAGGCGCTTGATGAACCGAATTTTGCCAATAACCTCATTTCCCCTGATAAGACCGCGTTGACCATGACGCTGGATCTGAACACCTACCCTCCGAAAGAGGAAGATCTCACACCCCAGAAAACCATTGTCAACGCCATAGATGCCATCCTGGCCGAGGCCCGTTTCGCCCCCCTGAAGCCTCTGGTTGGGGGCCCGCCCCACTACAATATACGCTACAGCGAATTGGTGAGGCGGGATATGGGCAAGCTGTTTGGCCTGGTGATTCTGGTACAGATGGGACTTCTGCTCTTCTTTGGCCGAGGCCCCCGGGCGGTGGTGACGCCACTTGTCATCACCACCCTGGCTGTATTCTGGACAATGGGCACGATCGGGCTTTTAGGCTTCACCCTAAACCTGCTCTCCTCTGCCCTGCCCACCATGCTGATCTGTGTGAGTATTGCCGACTCTGTCCATCTCATTGCCGCCTTCTCACACGAAAGCAGACAGGGCATGACGCGCAAGGAAAATCTGGCCAGCGCCATGGGGGAAGTGGGGCTCGCCATGATGCTGACCTCGCTGACCACCGCGATCGGTTTTCTGGCCTACCTGACCTGTGCTGTGAAACCGTACCGGGAGATGGGTATTTATGTGGCCTGCGGCGTTGTTTACGCCTTTCTGCTGACCATCGTATTGACACCGGTTTTCTACTCTTTTGGCCGGAGCCCGATAGCCAGAAAGCAGAAATCCCCCCGAAAGGTCGATTTTCTCAATCGCCTTTTGGACCGGATGCTGCAAGCCAGCCTGCATCTGGTGTGCAACCGGCCACGGGCCGTAAGCATTGGCTTTATTCTCGTCATGGTCCTCACATTTTTTGGCTATCTCCAGGTAAAGGTGGAATCCAATACGGCCAAGCTGCTTTTCAAGGGCCAGCCCCTGCGTGACACCTTAGACGAAATCGACAGACGAATGGGAACCAGTATAACGCTGGAATTTCTGCTCGATGCCGATGGGGAAGCAGGCATCAAGGATCCTGACTTCATGAAGAAGCTGGACCGGCTGACCATGGCTGCCGAGGCAAACCCGCTTGTGACAAAGGCCGACTCTGTCTCCCGGGTTGTCAAGCAGATGCGCCAGGCGATGCACGATAATGACCCGGCCTATTACAGCATACCGGATACGGCCGACGCAGTGGCCCAGTACCTCTACTTTTACGAAAGCTCTGGCGGTGCAGCCATGGACAGGCAGGTGGGTTTTCTGTCCGACGTGGTGCGGCTCTCCATCAAGTGCCCGTATTTCGATACGGCCCAGGCCCGTCAACTGCTGGAGGAAATGCAAAAGCAGGTCCGCGAAATCTTTGGCCCGGAAATGAAGGTCGTCGTCTCCGGCGGCATGTCCCGCTATATTGAACTGAACGACATCCTCTACGCCGGCCAGCGGCACAGCTTCATTGCCGCCACGCTTGCCATTGGCATTGTCATGATGACAGTTTTACGTGCCGTACGTTTTGGCCTGCTCAGCATGCTGCCTAACATATTTCCCGTTTTTGTGACCATGGGCTTTCTGGGTCTTGTTGGCCTGTACCTGGACGTGATTACCGTAAGTTTTGCCGGTGTCATCATCGGGGTGGCGGTGGACGACACCATTCACTTCTTCACCCGCTTCAAGCAGGAATTCGCCCGCTTGGGCAACTACAAAAAAGCCCTGGCAGCCACATATTTTTCCGTAGGGCGGCCCATTATTCAGACCAGTGTACTTTTGGTCATAGGCAATGCCGTACTGCTCTTTTCCTCGGTGCTTGGCTTCTTCAAGCTGGGTCTGCTCTTTGGCGTGGCCTTCAGCGCGGCCCTGCTGGCCGATCTCTGGTTCGCGCCGGCTCTGATCTTACTCTTTCACCCTCTGGGCAGGGAACGAGCCTGACCCCTTATTCACCAACAGGAGAATGACCGATGAAACCTTATTTATTCTGGATACTTGCCCTTTTGTATTCACTGCATGTCCCGGCCATCCAGGCAGAAGAACTGAGCGGCAGGGATGTCATGCTCAAGGTTGAAGCAATTGACCGTAGCTATAGCGATCGTCATATAATCAACACTATGATTGTGAAACGCGGAAATGAGCAATTGATACGAAAAATGGAAAGCTATACCAAAAAATATGGCAAGGATCGTCAAGATGATCGCACATATATCCGTTTTTTGGAACCGGCGGATGCCAAGGATACCCAATATTTGACCTGGTCTTGGGAAGATTTGTCCAGAGGAGATGATATGTGGATCTATATGCCTGCCGAAAGCTTGACACGTCGTGTTTCAAGTGGTGGAAGAAAAGGGGCATTTATGCGTTCTGATATAGCCAATGAAGATATTCAAAAGCGATCTATTGACGCATTTAACTATAAACTTCTCAATAGTGAAAAAATTGATGGTGTAGATTGCTGGGTTGTTGAAATGACTCCAATACCAAGCATTGAAGATGAAACCAGCTACTCCAAGCGGATATTTTTTGTACGTCAAGATATTCATCTACCTGCCAAGATAGATTATTATGATAAGCGAGGTCGATTGCTGAAGCTTGAAACACATGGCAGATATAAACAGATTGATGGTGTCTGGACCGCGACCAAACTGCTGTTCACAACCCCTGACCGTGGAACGACTACCATCATGGACCGTAGTGAAGTCACCTACAACCAAGGTGTGGATGAAACACTCTTTCAGCCGCAAAACCTTAAACGATGAATGTCTGCCCCAAAAGATTTTCCTGCTGTTGGGGCCTGCTCCTACTCCTCTTTTGGTCACCGCTTGCCTTTGCCGGTGACGCGCCACTTGCGGGTGACCCCTTTGCCGAAGACTCCGCGCCTGAAGGCCTTGCCCAAGGTGCGGAAGCCTCGGCAGACAGGCAAAGCAGCAACAGAATCTGGAGTTCTTTTGTACAGAAAGGCTGGTTGGAAAGCCGCAACCAGTTGCGATTGCGGGATGGCCGGGCCATTTCAACCCGGCAGCGGCTCTGGCTGGAGGGGGGCTACAATTTTCGCACAGCCTCAACCCCGGGAGGAGCCGGGGCGCGGCCGGATATTACCCCCAGTCTCTTTCTCTCTGGCAGGCTGGATGCGGACATGGCTGCCGCGAGTTTCTCCGACGATGTCAACGATGTCTCAGCCGCCCTGCAGGAAGCCTATTGCACCGTGGACGGGCAGTATGCAGATTTTTTCGTTGGGCGAAAGATGGTGCGCTGGGGCACTGGCGATGGCATCAATCCTCTCGATCTGATCAATCCGCAGGATCACCGTGATCCCTTTTCCTCTGGGCGCAGCGATAATCGCCTGCCGGTCTTCCTCGGGCAGGCCGCCTTCTCACTGCCCGCGGTCGGGCCGTTTGAGGCTCTGTCCCTGCAGGCAGTGCTCGTCCCTCTTGCGCAGGTCACCAAAGTGCCCGGCCCTGGCTCACCCTGGGAGACGCCGTCCATAAGGCACATTCGCCAGGCCGCAGCAGAGGGCAGATTCGCTCTGGAAGAGCAGGACTTGCCTTCAAGTTGGTTCAACGATGGCAAATATATGGCGCATCTGAGCACCACGTTGCATGGATGGGATCTGGGACTGGCCGCTTTTAGCGGACCGCGCAACTCGCCAGTTCTGGCCAGCATGCCCGATGCGGCAGGCCGTCCTGTGGTGAGGCCGCAATCCCCTGGCATGGCCGCAGTGGGCCTCAATTTTGCCAAAGGCCTCGAGCAGTCCACCCTTCGGGGCGAGCTGGGCCTGAAGCCCGCGTATCCGCTCCAGGTAAGGGGCAGGCCAGATTTCGAACGCAGCGACATGCTCGAGGGGGTCATCGGCCTTGACCGGACTTTTTCCCTGAACCGCTATCTGAACCTGCAGTACTACACCACCCATATCCAGGATGCCGGGAAGCTGGGGCAGTCTTGCTGGGCGCATGGCATGACCTATGAAATTTCCGACCAGTTTCTGCAAGACGATCTCAAACTGGGCGTGAGTGGCATTGTCGGTTTTTCCGGCCAGGGCTGGACCCTGCAGCCTTATGCCGAGTACAAATTTGGAGATGACTGGCTGCTTGCGTTCTCAATCATGTTGTTCGGGGGAAACGGCAGTGGCGCGTACGGTCAATACGGAGACAGCGATTTTGCCACCCTCAGAATCCGGCGTACTTTCTGATGCTATTGCCTGCGGTGCGGCCTGAATTCTGAACGACATCTTTCAAGGTATTGTCCATTCCAGACCGGAAGGCGCATTTGACAGTAAATCCTGCCGGACAGGGGCTCCTGCACTGCCGGGTGAGCTGGGCGATCTGCCCGCCGCCTTCACGGCCAAGCAGCGCATGAAGCTGCCCGCTGCAGATTACCTGGCACTCCAAGTGGCCGCAGAGCAGTTCAGGCCGGAAAAAGCGAATCCGGCGCCGTAAAATAACCGCGCAGCAGCCAGTCCGCGCCCAGGCGTCGGCTTTCCGTCTCCAGGAGGGGCTGGGTAAACAGGCCACCTGCATCCGGGCCAGCATTGGGGCCCCGCGTCAGCGGCGTGCCGGTCTCACCAACAAAGCAGGGCGCAAAGAGCAGGGCCACCTCATCCACCAGGCCGGAAGACAGAAAGGCGGCATGCACCCGGGCCCCGCCTTCCACCAAAACCGAGCACAGGCCCGCCTGCGCCAGATGCCGCAAAACCGCATGCAGATCGAGACCGCTGGCCTGCTCCGCCACCCGGATCACCTGGGCTCCGGCGGCCACCAGCCCTGCCTCCCGGCCCGCATCGGCACGTTCTCCACAAAAAAGCATAGTTTTTGCCGCTGACTGCTGCACCAGCATTTTCGCCCCAGGCGGCAGACGCAAAGTGCGGTCCAAAACCACCCGCACGGGATCGCGGCGCTCTTCGGCAGCCAGACGGCAGCTCAGGGCCGGATCGTCGATCAAGGCCGTGCCCCTGCCCACAAGAATGGCATCCAGCTGATTTCGCAGCCCATGCACGAAATGTCCGGCTTCCGGGCCGGTCATCGCCCCACCCTGCCCGCTCCGGCGGCTGATCCTGCCGTCAAGACTCAATCCGGCCTTCATCACCACCCAGGGCAGACCGCTCCGCTGCGTTTTCGCAAAGGGCAGAATGAGACGGCGGCAGGCGGCCTGCAAAACACCCTGCCGCACGCTCAGACCGTGCTCGGCCAGCAGGGCCGCACCCCCGCCCTGGACCCGGGCGTTGGGATCGCAGGTGCCCAGCACCACCCGCACAATGCCAGCGGCCAGTATCGCCTCGGTGCAGGGCGGCGTCCGGCCGCGATGATTGCAGGGCTCCAAGGTCACGTACAGAGTCGCGCCTGCCGTGTCGTGCCCGTTCCGCCGCGCATCCGCCAGCGCCTCCACCTCGGCGTGGGGCTCGCCCGCCCTGTGGTGATAGCCCCGGCCCAGAATGCTGCCCTCGCGCACGAGCAGAGCGCCCACCGCCGGATTCGGGCTGGTCCGGCCCAGGCCCCTGGCAGCCTCGGCCAGCGCCAGTTCCATATAGTATTCGTCGCCCTGTTCCATGCTCAGGCTCGGTGTTTGCCGCTTTCGCCCAGAAATTGCTTCAGTTCCGCCATGAATTCGTTCACATCGCGGAACTGGCGGTAAACCGAGGCAAAACGCACATAGGCCACCTCGTTCAGAGCCGGCAGCGCCTCCATGACCCATTCGCCAACCTGGGCGGTGGCGACT
This region includes:
- the ribD gene encoding bifunctional diaminohydroxyphosphoribosylaminopyrimidine deaminase/5-amino-6-(5-phosphoribosylamino)uracil reductase RibD, whose amino-acid sequence is MEQGDEYYMELALAEAARGLGRTSPNPAVGALLVREGSILGRGYHHRAGEPHAEVEALADARRNGHDTAGATLYVTLEPCNHRGRTPPCTEAILAAGIVRVVLGTCDPNARVQGGGAALLAEHGLSVRQGVLQAACRRLILPFAKTQRSGLPWVVMKAGLSLDGRISRRSGQGGAMTGPEAGHFVHGLRNQLDAILVGRGTALIDDPALSCRLAAEERRDPVRVVLDRTLRLPPGAKMLVQQSAAKTMLFCGERADAGREAGLVAAGAQVIRVAEQASGLDLHAVLRHLAQAGLCSVLVEGGARVHAAFLSSGLVDEVALLFAPCFVGETGTPLTRGPNAGPDAGGLFTQPLLETESRRLGADWLLRGYFTAPDSLFPA